A genome region from Betaproteobacteria bacterium includes the following:
- a CDS encoding CusA/CzcA family heavy metal efflux RND transporter, with protein sequence MICTAPHCANTSSPVENCSQYCARRWQATRTPVDVFPDLTAPTVTVVAEAHGMAPTDVESLVTLPIEAALNGAPGVRRVRSATKIGLSVVTVEFEWGTDSYLARQVVAERLQIARAALPADIPAPTMTPAASIMGEILFIALHSERHSGMALKNVAEQVLRRRILAVPGVAEVLPIGGETQQFQVTVKPDRLAAYNLTLDEVTQALRDSNQNTSAGFYVASGQEYLIQGHGRLSSLEDIANTAIALRAGQPVLVRQVADVGIGAAPKRGVGSHNAKPAVIIGIQKQPGANTLELTERLDRTLDEIQAGLPEGMRIERHIFRQADFITVSIDNLLEALRDGAILVIAIVFAFLLSIRATAITLLAIPLSLVAAILAMKALGATINTMTLGGMAIALGALVDDAIIVVENIVRRLRLNRAKPAEEQLSPVHVVYEATKEIQGSIVFATLIIMLVFLPLFFLSGVEGRLMAPLGFAYVISLAASLIGAITVTPVLSALFLPSSKTVQRNVEPRFIHALNSGYRRMLHKAVLHWKAIAAIGALALVVSLFALTQAGRAFLPDFNEGTLTVSTSTVPGTALVESDRIGKMVEQILLSHPEVVATARRTGRAEGDPHAMDVFASEMEVTLAMAERSKEAFLAALRADLASVPGTQVIVGQPISHRIDHMLSGTRSNIAVKIFGSDLNEMRRLTERIKALVQTVPGAVDVSDEQQSDIPFLTMRFNREALARHGLSVRHVSEAIQAAFAGLPVSRIQQGQASFDLAVRFDPAVRSNIDTIRATLVTTPAGGRVPLSALADIRNDRAPYYISRENVQRKMVVMANVAGRDLASVVDEIRSKVSDEVKFPTGYHVEYGGQFESAEDATRTLFILGGVVTVGIFLLLFVAFGTGRDALLVMLNLPLAMIGGVMGVFAAGGILSVASIIGFITLFGIATRNGVMMIAHIHYLLEHEGIRDPVLAVTRGAEERLVPILMTALAAGFALVPLALAAGEPGSEIQAPMAIVILFGLASSTLLNMVVVPALYLRFGAVRTLVAQNSSRNRQQTNALSQPRES encoded by the coding sequence TTGATCTGCACCGCTCCACACTGTGCGAATACAAGCTCGCCAGTGGAGAACTGCTCGCAGTATTGCGCCCGGCGCTGGCAGGCCACGCGGACTCCGGTAGACGTTTTTCCGGACCTCACTGCGCCAACCGTTACCGTCGTCGCCGAGGCGCACGGCATGGCGCCAACCGACGTGGAGAGCCTCGTCACCTTGCCGATCGAGGCAGCATTGAACGGTGCACCGGGCGTTCGCCGGGTCCGATCGGCGACCAAGATCGGTCTTTCGGTCGTCACCGTCGAATTCGAATGGGGCACGGATTCTTACCTGGCTCGGCAAGTCGTCGCCGAGCGGTTGCAGATCGCCCGCGCCGCACTACCGGCCGACATTCCAGCCCCGACAATGACACCCGCCGCCTCGATCATGGGCGAAATCCTGTTCATTGCGCTGCACTCGGAGCGGCACTCCGGGATGGCGTTGAAGAATGTCGCCGAGCAAGTGCTCAGACGCCGCATCCTGGCCGTGCCGGGCGTAGCCGAAGTGCTGCCGATCGGAGGCGAAACGCAGCAGTTCCAGGTTACCGTCAAGCCCGACCGCCTCGCCGCATACAACCTGACGTTGGATGAAGTCACGCAGGCGCTACGCGATTCGAACCAGAATACTTCGGCGGGCTTCTACGTCGCATCCGGACAGGAGTACTTGATCCAGGGCCATGGCCGCCTCAGCTCGCTCGAGGACATCGCCAATACTGCCATTGCGCTGCGCGCAGGTCAGCCAGTTCTCGTGCGCCAGGTAGCCGATGTAGGAATTGGTGCTGCTCCCAAACGCGGCGTCGGATCACACAACGCAAAGCCCGCTGTGATCATCGGCATCCAGAAGCAGCCGGGCGCCAACACGCTCGAGCTCACCGAGCGACTGGATCGAACGCTGGACGAGATTCAGGCCGGGCTGCCCGAAGGCATGCGGATCGAGCGTCATATCTTCCGGCAAGCGGACTTCATCACCGTCTCGATCGACAACCTGCTGGAAGCATTGCGCGATGGTGCGATCCTCGTCATCGCGATCGTCTTCGCGTTCCTGCTCTCTATCCGCGCGACGGCGATCACACTGTTGGCCATCCCGCTGTCGCTGGTGGCTGCGATCCTCGCCATGAAAGCGCTCGGCGCCACCATCAATACGATGACCCTCGGCGGCATGGCTATCGCCCTGGGCGCGCTGGTCGACGATGCCATCATCGTCGTGGAAAACATCGTGCGCCGGCTGCGACTGAACCGGGCGAAACCGGCCGAGGAGCAGCTATCCCCGGTGCACGTGGTGTACGAGGCGACGAAGGAGATTCAGGGCTCGATCGTGTTCGCCACGCTCATCATCATGCTGGTGTTCCTACCCCTGTTTTTTCTGTCCGGCGTCGAGGGACGTCTCATGGCGCCGCTCGGCTTCGCCTATGTCATATCGCTGGCGGCCTCACTGATCGGTGCGATTACGGTGACACCCGTTCTGTCCGCGCTCTTTCTGCCTAGTTCGAAGACCGTGCAGAGAAACGTCGAGCCGCGGTTCATCCACGCCCTCAACAGCGGATATCGTCGGATGCTGCACAAAGCCGTTCTGCACTGGAAGGCGATCGCCGCGATTGGGGCGCTCGCTCTCGTGGTCTCGCTGTTCGCGCTGACCCAGGCCGGCCGCGCGTTCCTGCCCGATTTCAACGAAGGCACCTTGACGGTGAGTACTTCGACCGTGCCGGGCACTGCGCTGGTGGAATCCGACCGCATCGGAAAGATGGTCGAGCAGATTCTGCTCTCCCATCCGGAAGTGGTCGCCACCGCGCGACGGACTGGCCGGGCAGAAGGCGACCCGCATGCGATGGACGTATTTGCGTCGGAGATGGAAGTGACGCTCGCTATGGCCGAGCGGAGCAAGGAAGCGTTTCTCGCGGCGTTACGCGCGGATCTGGCGAGCGTTCCGGGAACGCAGGTCATCGTCGGCCAACCCATCTCGCACCGGATCGACCACATGCTGTCTGGCACGCGATCGAACATCGCCGTGAAGATCTTCGGTTCGGATTTGAACGAGATGCGCCGCTTAACGGAGAGAATCAAAGCGCTCGTGCAAACGGTCCCGGGTGCGGTCGACGTGTCCGATGAGCAGCAAAGCGACATCCCGTTTCTGACGATGCGCTTCAACCGCGAAGCCCTCGCGCGTCATGGACTGAGCGTGCGGCACGTGTCGGAAGCGATCCAAGCGGCGTTCGCCGGCTTGCCCGTCAGCCGCATTCAACAAGGTCAGGCAAGCTTCGATCTCGCCGTTCGCTTCGATCCGGCCGTGCGCAGCAATATCGATACGATTCGCGCGACGCTCGTGACGACGCCTGCCGGTGGCCGGGTTCCTCTCTCCGCCCTAGCCGACATTCGCAACGACCGCGCGCCCTATTACATCAGCCGCGAGAACGTGCAGCGCAAGATGGTCGTCATGGCGAACGTCGCGGGCCGCGACTTGGCAAGCGTGGTCGATGAGATTCGCAGCAAGGTGTCGGACGAAGTGAAATTTCCAACCGGCTACCACGTGGAGTACGGCGGCCAGTTCGAAAGCGCTGAGGATGCCACACGTACGCTGTTCATCCTGGGCGGCGTCGTCACCGTGGGAATCTTCCTGTTGCTTTTCGTCGCGTTTGGCACCGGACGCGATGCCTTACTGGTGATGCTCAATTTGCCACTGGCCATGATCGGCGGCGTAATGGGTGTATTCGCCGCAGGCGGCATTCTGTCCGTAGCCTCCATCATCGGCTTCATCACCCTCTTCGGTATTGCGACCCGAAACGGCGTCATGATGATCGCGCACATCCACTACCTGTTGGAGCACGAAGGGATTCGCGACCCGGTTCTTGCGGTCACCCGGGGCGCCGAGGAGCGACTCGTGCCCATTCTCATGACCGCGCTTGCCGCTGGGTTTGCACTCGTGCCGCTGGCGCTGGCCGCCGGCGAGCCAGGAAGCGAAATCCAGGCGCCGATGGCCATCGTGATTCTCTTCGGCTTAGCCAGCTCGACGTTGCTCAACATGGTCGTCGTTCCCGCGCTTTACTTGCGCTTCGGCGCCGTGCGCACACTTGTCGCCCAGAATTCCTCGCGGAATCGGCAACAGACAAATGCTCTGAGCCAACCGAGGGAGTCCTGA
- a CDS encoding LysR family transcriptional regulator, with amino-acid sequence MRQLPPLSALRAFEAAARHGSFKRAASELAVTPTAISHQIRSLEEHTRLNLFDRRVRKVTLTEAGAHLYPVLREGFDAFEAVLERLTQVRRRKAPVTISATTAFTAKWLLPRVAGFQSLHPDIDLQLLASDEAVDLTGNHVDIAVRYGRGPYPGLEAEVMFADDFAPVVNPKLGVLAPADLAAVPFIHFQWKRAHPLNPTWESWFAAAGLEWMSPVAELRYSDEAHAIQAAVAGQGIALLSLALVRDEIAAGQLAQPFGPTVAGHTYHLVMSGDRPPSTRVSAAAEWLRSEVRSIPRLSNPLSGTSERSGPQGAAL; translated from the coding sequence ATGCGGCAACTTCCTCCCCTTTCAGCCCTCCGCGCCTTCGAGGCGGCTGCGAGGCACGGCAGCTTCAAGCGAGCAGCCAGCGAACTCGCGGTTACTCCCACCGCGATCAGCCATCAGATTCGCTCACTCGAAGAGCACACCCGCCTGAACCTCTTCGACAGGCGCGTTCGCAAGGTGACGCTCACGGAGGCTGGAGCGCACCTCTATCCGGTGCTGCGCGAAGGCTTTGACGCGTTCGAGGCCGTGCTCGAACGTCTCACGCAGGTAAGGAGGAGGAAGGCGCCGGTGACCATTTCGGCCACCACTGCCTTCACCGCGAAGTGGCTGCTCCCGAGGGTGGCCGGCTTCCAAAGCCTCCACCCGGACATCGATCTGCAGCTCTTGGCGTCCGACGAAGCGGTCGATCTCACCGGCAACCATGTCGACATCGCCGTCCGCTACGGACGCGGACCATATCCGGGTCTAGAGGCGGAGGTGATGTTCGCCGATGACTTCGCGCCGGTCGTCAACCCTAAGCTTGGCGTGCTCGCTCCCGCGGATCTGGCCGCGGTGCCTTTCATCCACTTCCAGTGGAAGCGAGCTCATCCGCTCAACCCGACCTGGGAGAGCTGGTTTGCTGCGGCTGGACTGGAGTGGATGTCGCCTGTGGCCGAACTCCGTTATTCAGACGAGGCCCACGCGATCCAGGCGGCGGTGGCGGGACAGGGAATCGCGCTCCTGAGCCTCGCCCTGGTCCGAGACGAGATCGCTGCCGGTCAACTGGCGCAGCCCTTCGGTCCGACCGTGGCGGGCCATACCTATCATCTAGTTATGAGCGGTGATCGTCCGCCGAGTACACGCGTGAGCGCAGCCGCCGAGTGGCTCCGGTCGGAAGTGAGGTCGATCCCACGACTGTCGAATCCTCTTTCTGGTACTTCGGAGCGTTCCGGACCCCAAGGCGCGGCGTTGTGA
- the tnpB gene encoding IS66 family insertion sequence element accessory protein TnpB, with amino-acid sequence MFGAGVRAYVCVEPVDMRKSIDGLSQLVQPLFAADAFGGQVFVFLGKRRDKVKLLWWDRHGFWLAYKRLERGRFPRPEEVARGVLSAAELMAYLEGIDLSRVRRLPIVRATRLS; translated from the coding sequence ATGTTCGGTGCAGGCGTCCGGGCTTACGTGTGCGTGGAGCCGGTGGACATGCGCAAATCCATCGATGGTCTGTCGCAGCTCGTGCAGCCGCTGTTCGCGGCCGACGCCTTCGGCGGACAGGTGTTCGTATTCCTCGGTAAGCGCCGCGACAAGGTGAAGCTGTTGTGGTGGGATCGGCATGGCTTCTGGCTCGCGTACAAGCGCCTGGAGCGCGGGCGGTTTCCGCGGCCGGAGGAGGTCGCCCGTGGGGTGCTGTCCGCGGCCGAGCTGATGGCGTACCTGGAGGGCATCGATCTGAGCCGGGTGCGCCGCTTGCCGATCGTGCGTGCAACGCGCCTGTCATAG
- a CDS encoding NADH:flavin oxidoreductase, with translation MAGEPERPQLRWDRGRLFAPLDVGGLTLSNRLAVAPMTRVSAEADGCATRRMAEYYRAFAQGGFGLVITEGVYTDKAYSQGYLFQPGLSGDVQREAWRPTVDGVHACDGRIITQLMHAGALSQGNAHRTGTRGPSAVRPKGEQMGFYRGSGAYPVPVAMTSSEISEAIEGFAQAARRAVEAGFDGVEIHGANGYLLDQFLTEGINRRDDRYGGDLARRLRLTVEVAEAVRAAVGSSFVVGVRISQGKVNDFVHKWRGEENEAEVIFRTLGALPVDYLHTTEFEAWRPAFDTGPTLAALAKRHARIPVLANGSLHDPRKAVGVLERDEADFISLGRGALTHPDWPRRVQDGAALEEFDPALLTPIADLASADRHRRNAHLHRSGSSRAC, from the coding sequence ATGGCGGGAGAGCCCGAAAGACCGCAGCTGAGGTGGGACAGAGGGCGGCTCTTCGCTCCGCTCGACGTGGGAGGCCTGACACTATCGAATCGGCTTGCGGTCGCTCCGATGACCCGCGTGAGCGCCGAGGCCGACGGATGCGCGACGCGCCGGATGGCAGAGTATTACCGGGCGTTCGCCCAAGGCGGATTCGGGCTCGTGATCACCGAGGGCGTCTATACCGACAAGGCCTATTCGCAAGGCTACCTCTTCCAGCCGGGCCTGTCCGGCGACGTGCAGCGGGAGGCGTGGCGGCCGACTGTTGATGGCGTCCACGCGTGCGACGGCCGCATCATCACACAGCTCATGCACGCCGGCGCGCTGTCGCAAGGCAACGCGCACCGGACAGGCACACGAGGTCCGTCGGCCGTGCGTCCAAAGGGCGAGCAGATGGGCTTCTACCGCGGGAGCGGCGCCTATCCCGTGCCGGTGGCGATGACATCGTCCGAGATATCTGAGGCCATTGAAGGCTTTGCGCAGGCGGCCCGTCGGGCGGTGGAGGCAGGCTTCGATGGCGTCGAGATACATGGCGCGAACGGCTATCTCCTCGACCAGTTCCTGACGGAGGGCATTAATCGCCGCGATGACCGTTACGGCGGCGATCTCGCGCGTCGATTGCGTCTGACGGTCGAAGTGGCGGAGGCGGTTCGGGCCGCCGTGGGCAGCAGCTTCGTGGTCGGCGTCCGCATATCCCAAGGCAAGGTCAACGACTTCGTGCACAAGTGGCGCGGCGAAGAGAACGAGGCCGAAGTCATCTTCAGGACGTTGGGCGCACTTCCGGTCGATTATCTTCACACCACGGAATTCGAGGCTTGGCGGCCTGCCTTTGACACCGGCCCCACCTTGGCTGCGCTGGCAAAGCGGCACGCCAGAATCCCTGTGCTTGCCAATGGCTCGCTGCATGATCCCCGGAAAGCAGTTGGCGTTCTTGAGCGTGATGAAGCGGACTTCATCTCATTGGGGCGTGGGGCACTAACCCACCCGGACTGGCCGCGCCGAGTCCAAGACGGCGCTGCGCTCGAGGAGTTCGATCCAGCTCTCCTTACCCCGATCGCTGATCTCGCAAGCGCGGATCGGCATCGTCGGAATGCGCACCTCCATCGGTCGGGGAGCTCGCGCGCTTGCTGA
- a CDS encoding IS21 family transposase: MRKIIEALRLRFELKRSHREIARSIGTASSTVAEYLRRFADAGLGWPLPQSLGEAQLEARLFPPPPAVSAGQRAEPDWAYLHGEMRRPGVTLMLLWQEYRANHPQGFAYSWFCEHYRAWVGRLDLVMRQEHRAGEKLFVDYAGPTVPVIDRDTGEVRPASIFIGVLGASNYTYAEATWSQELPDWIGAHVRLFAFIGGVVEILVPDNLRSGVTHAHRYEPQINATYAELVRHYGVAVIPARAARPRDKAKVEAGVLLVERWILARLRNRQFFSLSALNAAIAELLHELNARPFKKLPGSRASAFAEIDHPALKPLPAQPYEFAEWKKVRVHIDYHIEFDLHYYSVHHALVGKQLDARATATTVELFHRGVRVASHVRSRHARKFTTRTEHMPASHREYAKWTPLP, translated from the coding sequence ATGCGCAAGATCATCGAGGCACTACGACTGCGGTTCGAGCTTAAGCGCTCGCACCGCGAGATCGCCCGAAGTATCGGCACGGCCTCGAGCACGGTGGCGGAGTACCTGCGCCGCTTTGCCGATGCGGGACTGGGCTGGCCACTGCCGCAGAGCCTCGGGGAGGCGCAGCTCGAGGCGAGGCTGTTTCCGCCCCCGCCCGCGGTATCGGCTGGCCAGCGCGCCGAGCCCGATTGGGCGTACCTGCACGGGGAGATGCGTCGGCCCGGCGTGACCCTCATGCTGCTGTGGCAGGAGTATCGGGCCAACCACCCGCAGGGCTTCGCCTACAGCTGGTTCTGCGAGCACTACCGAGCGTGGGTAGGGCGGCTCGATCTGGTCATGCGCCAGGAGCACCGCGCCGGTGAGAAGCTGTTCGTGGACTACGCCGGACCCACCGTGCCGGTGATCGACCGCGACACGGGCGAAGTGCGCCCCGCGTCGATCTTCATCGGCGTGCTTGGGGCGTCGAACTACACCTACGCCGAGGCCACCTGGAGCCAGGAGCTGCCCGACTGGATCGGCGCGCACGTGCGCCTGTTCGCGTTCATCGGTGGCGTGGTCGAGATCCTCGTGCCCGACAACCTGCGCAGCGGCGTGACCCACGCGCACCGCTACGAGCCGCAGATCAATGCGACCTACGCCGAGCTTGTCCGCCACTACGGCGTGGCAGTGATCCCCGCGCGCGCCGCACGTCCGCGCGACAAAGCCAAGGTCGAGGCCGGCGTGCTGCTGGTGGAGCGCTGGATCCTCGCACGCCTGAGGAACCGGCAGTTCTTCAGTCTGAGCGCGCTCAACGCCGCGATCGCCGAATTGCTCCACGAACTCAACGCACGGCCCTTCAAGAAGCTGCCCGGCTCGCGTGCCAGCGCCTTCGCCGAGATCGACCACCCAGCGCTCAAGCCCCTGCCCGCGCAGCCCTACGAGTTCGCCGAGTGGAAGAAGGTGCGTGTACACATCGACTACCACATCGAATTCGACCTGCATTACTACTCCGTGCACCACGCCCTGGTAGGCAAGCAGCTCGATGCGCGCGCCACGGCCACCACGGTGGAGTTGTTCCACCGCGGCGTGCGCGTGGCAAGCCACGTACGCTCGCGGCATGCGCGCAAGTTCACGACCCGCACTGAGCACATGCCTGCGTCTCATCGTGAATACGCCAAGTGGACACCGCTTCCCTGA
- a CDS encoding heavy metal translocating P-type ATPase, whose translation MKIVCGQRGMEAMSKSAASVFHIENMDCPTEERLIRDKLSKMQGIDSLDFNLMQRKLVVNHQLESASPVLSALHSIGMKAIAESPQVKLPAASDSRVVSRKQWWLMGLAGASALCAEIVAWVTGNESSPLVIALALAAVAAGGIETYKKGWIALRNRNLNINALMSIAVTGAMLIGQWPEAAMVMFLFALAEMIEALSLDRARNAIRGLMDMTPETATVLQSDRTWAKVESKHVSPGAVVRVGPGERIPLDGELVSGQSSVNQAPITGESIPVAKAAGDPVFAGTINETGSFEFRVTKVAGESTLARIIKAVEEAQGSRAPTQRFVDRFARIYTPLVFAMAVVVAVGLPLAFGLPWMDSIYKALVLLVIACPCALVISTPVTVVSGLAAAARRGILIKGGAYLEQGRTLKALALDKTGTITRGEPAVTDVTSLVGDADALRFAATIAARSDHPVSSAVSRYWKDRGHATNLSEVTDFAAITGRGVKGRIEGRWFHLGNHRLVEELGICTPATEKLLQKLEAEGKTAVVLSDESQPLAVIGVADTVRETSRQAIEELHRLGVPSLMLTGDNPKTAAAIAAEVGIDDARGDLLPEDKLKVIDEALAKYHSVGMAGDGINDAPALARSSIGFAMGAAGTDTAIETADVALMDDDLRKIPEFIRLSRRTAAILKQNIAVALGIKAVFLILAIAGMATLWMAVFADMGASLIVVFNGLRLLRPEA comes from the coding sequence ATGAAGATTGTATGTGGCCAACGCGGAATGGAAGCGATGAGCAAGTCAGCCGCCAGCGTATTTCACATCGAAAACATGGATTGCCCGACCGAGGAGCGGCTTATCCGTGACAAGCTCTCGAAAATGCAGGGCATAGACTCGCTCGACTTCAATTTGATGCAACGCAAGCTCGTTGTCAATCATCAGTTGGAAAGCGCCTCGCCCGTGTTGTCGGCACTGCATTCGATCGGCATGAAGGCTATCGCCGAATCGCCGCAAGTGAAGCTCCCAGCCGCCTCCGATTCCCGCGTCGTGAGCCGCAAGCAATGGTGGTTGATGGGTCTGGCCGGGGCCTCCGCGCTTTGCGCGGAAATTGTGGCCTGGGTCACTGGCAACGAGTCATCGCCGCTCGTGATCGCGCTTGCGCTGGCTGCTGTGGCCGCGGGAGGGATCGAGACCTACAAGAAGGGCTGGATTGCGCTCAGGAACCGCAATCTAAATATCAATGCGCTCATGTCGATCGCCGTCACGGGCGCAATGCTGATCGGACAGTGGCCGGAAGCCGCGATGGTGATGTTTCTTTTCGCCCTTGCGGAAATGATTGAGGCGCTGTCGCTCGATCGCGCGCGCAATGCGATACGGGGTCTGATGGACATGACGCCGGAAACGGCGACGGTGCTTCAGAGCGATCGTACTTGGGCAAAGGTCGAGTCGAAGCATGTCTCGCCTGGCGCGGTCGTTCGGGTCGGACCAGGAGAGCGCATTCCGCTCGACGGCGAACTGGTTTCGGGGCAGTCGTCGGTAAACCAGGCGCCGATTACGGGGGAGAGCATACCGGTCGCCAAGGCGGCTGGCGATCCGGTGTTCGCCGGCACGATCAATGAGACGGGGTCGTTCGAGTTTCGAGTCACCAAAGTTGCCGGGGAATCGACTCTCGCACGAATCATCAAGGCGGTAGAGGAGGCGCAGGGCAGCCGCGCGCCTACGCAGCGGTTCGTCGATCGGTTCGCCCGGATCTATACGCCGCTCGTGTTCGCAATGGCCGTGGTGGTCGCAGTCGGACTTCCGCTCGCATTTGGTCTGCCCTGGATGGATTCCATCTACAAAGCGCTCGTATTGCTCGTGATCGCCTGTCCCTGTGCCCTGGTGATCTCCACTCCCGTAACGGTCGTCAGCGGTCTGGCTGCAGCAGCCCGACGCGGCATCCTGATCAAAGGTGGTGCCTATCTGGAACAAGGTCGAACGCTCAAGGCATTGGCGCTCGATAAGACCGGAACCATTACTCGTGGTGAGCCGGCCGTAACCGATGTGACCTCGCTCGTCGGCGATGCCGATGCACTGCGTTTCGCCGCAACGATCGCTGCGCGTTCGGATCATCCGGTGTCTTCGGCGGTGAGTCGGTACTGGAAAGATCGAGGCCACGCGACTAATCTTTCCGAGGTAACCGATTTTGCAGCCATCACGGGACGGGGCGTCAAGGGGCGTATCGAAGGCCGCTGGTTCCACTTGGGCAATCACCGACTGGTGGAAGAGCTTGGAATCTGCACTCCAGCGACAGAAAAGCTTCTCCAGAAACTGGAAGCAGAGGGGAAGACCGCGGTTGTCCTGAGCGATGAATCGCAGCCTCTTGCGGTGATCGGCGTGGCCGACACGGTGCGCGAAACGAGCCGCCAAGCGATCGAGGAACTCCACAGGCTCGGCGTTCCGTCCTTGATGCTCACGGGCGACAATCCGAAAACCGCAGCTGCGATCGCTGCCGAGGTCGGTATCGACGATGCGCGGGGCGACTTGCTACCGGAAGACAAACTCAAGGTGATCGATGAAGCACTCGCCAAATACCACTCGGTAGGTATGGCCGGCGACGGCATCAACGATGCGCCAGCGCTCGCTCGATCGAGCATCGGCTTCGCCATGGGCGCTGCGGGCACGGATACGGCCATCGAGACAGCGGATGTGGCGTTGATGGATGACGACTTGCGCAAGATTCCCGAGTTCATTCGGCTGAGCCGCCGAACCGCGGCTATCTTGAAGCAGAACATTGCTGTGGCGCTCGGAATCAAGGCTGTGTTCCTGATCCTCGCGATTGCGGGA
- a CDS encoding RidA family protein, with amino-acid sequence MLERVITEPDNYAPFLLSQGIKFADLLFISGQAGAGEDGKIVDGGFRSQGEQAFANLRRVLEAGGSSLNDIIKVTIFVTDMGNFQEVVELRRKFFTEPYPADTIAEIKALYDPAALIEIEAIAAVRPTESR; translated from the coding sequence ATGTTGGAACGTGTGATCACCGAGCCTGACAATTACGCGCCCTTCCTGCTCTCGCAGGGCATCAAGTTCGCTGACCTCCTCTTCATCTCCGGCCAAGCTGGGGCGGGCGAGGACGGCAAGATCGTGGACGGCGGCTTTCGAAGCCAGGGCGAGCAGGCATTCGCCAATCTTCGCCGAGTGCTGGAGGCAGGCGGATCGAGCCTGAACGACATCATCAAGGTGACGATCTTCGTTACGGACATGGGCAACTTTCAAGAGGTCGTGGAGCTCCGCCGCAAGTTCTTCACCGAGCCTTATCCGGCGGACACGATCGCCGAGATCAAGGCTTTGTACGACCCCGCCGCCCTCATCGAGATCGAGGCGATTGCGGCCGTTCGTCCCACCGAGAGCCGGTGA